In a genomic window of Bradyrhizobium ontarionense:
- a CDS encoding AraC family transcriptional regulator has translation MSTLLHAVGRHAEAHADGAGIGQPPIAGLMTVRATAPSGLLYAISRPLVCLVVQGSKHVTMGGQGFGFSAGDSLLITADVPTVSQITRASIAVPYLSLVLELDPAILTDLSAQMGDAGGDDHAPVRVDPTDREVADAALRLMRLLDRPESIPVLQGQLLREMHYWLLTGRHGTAIRRLGWPDGHAQRIARAVAVLRTEFAGPLRVEQLAAVAGMSPSSFHQYFRRLTSLSPLQFQKQLRLIEARRLMLAEGMTAGSAAFAVGYQSVPQFTREYGRMFGSSPVREIKAVRSKIGAVQGAAEGRAAE, from the coding sequence ATGAGCACGCTCCTTCACGCCGTGGGCCGCCACGCCGAAGCCCATGCCGACGGTGCCGGTATTGGCCAACCCCCAATCGCGGGCCTGATGACCGTACGGGCGACCGCGCCCAGCGGCCTCCTCTACGCGATCTCGCGGCCGCTGGTCTGCCTCGTGGTGCAGGGAAGCAAGCATGTCACGATGGGCGGCCAGGGCTTCGGCTTTTCCGCTGGCGATTCGCTGTTGATCACGGCCGACGTGCCGACCGTCAGCCAGATCACGCGCGCAAGCATCGCGGTGCCCTATCTCTCGCTCGTGCTCGAGCTCGATCCGGCGATTCTCACCGATCTCTCGGCACAGATGGGTGACGCCGGCGGAGACGACCACGCGCCGGTCCGAGTCGACCCGACCGATCGCGAGGTGGCCGACGCTGCGCTACGTCTGATGCGCTTGCTCGATCGTCCGGAATCGATACCGGTGCTGCAGGGACAGCTGTTGCGCGAGATGCACTACTGGCTGTTGACTGGCCGGCATGGAACGGCGATCCGTCGTCTCGGCTGGCCGGATGGCCACGCGCAGCGCATCGCACGCGCGGTCGCCGTGCTGCGCACCGAGTTTGCGGGGCCCTTGCGCGTGGAGCAATTGGCGGCCGTCGCGGGCATGAGCCCGTCGTCATTCCACCAGTACTTCCGCCGCCTCACCTCACTGTCGCCGCTGCAGTTCCAGAAGCAGCTTCGGCTGATCGAGGCGCGACGGCTGATGCTGGCGGAAGGCATGACCGCAGGCAGCGCGGCCTTTGCCGTCGGCTATCAGAGCGTGCCGCAGTTCACGCGCGAATACGGCCGGATGTTCGGCTCGTCGCCGGTCCGCGAGATCAAGGCGGTGCGCAGCAAGATAGGGGCTGTGCAAGGAGCCGCCGAGGGACGCGCGGCCGAATGA